Genomic window (Candidatus Desulfarcum epimagneticum):
TTTGTCCTCGATGATGTAGCGGGGGGTTTTGGTCAGGGAAACCGTGAAATTTCCCGGCTCCCCCTCCACGCCGCTGATTTCTGAAAATGTCAGAACCTCTATGTTTGGATGCCGGCCGACCTCGACCAGTTTGGGAGACAGAATTCACATGGAGCAGTCGTTCGTGGGAAAGGTCTTGTCCAGCTGGGCCATATGGCCGCCGATGCTCGGGGACTTTTCAACCAGAAAGACTTTGAAGCCGGCGGCCGCGAGATCCAGGGAGGCCTGGATGCCGCTGATTCCCCCGCCCAGAACCATGACATCTCCCACGTGGCTTTGGGGACCGTTTCCTTCCATTTGTTTGTTGTTTTTCACTTCCATCCGTCCTTATTTAGATTTTAATGTTCCTAAATGATCTCGCTGACGATTTCCGCGATGTCTTTGATTTCCAGGACGTCGTCATACTCCAGGTTCAGGCGGCTTTCCTCAAAGTTGGTGACGCAGTAGGGACAGCACGTGACCAGCTCCCGGGCCCCGGCGTCGCGGGCCTGTTTGAGACGGATGTCCGAGAATCTTTCCGCCATGGGCGTGTCCATCCATATCCGGCCGCCGCCCCCGCCGCAGCACAGGCTGTCGGCGCCGAAATCCGCCATTTCCACCAATTCGAGACCGGGCGCCTTTTTTAAAATTTCCCGGGGCTCGTCATAGACGCCGTTGTGCCGCCCCAGGTAGCAGGGGTCGTGATACGCCACTTTTTTCTCATAGCTCCCGGACAGCTCAAGCCTTCCCTCGCGGATCAGCTCCAGCAGATACTGGGAGATATGGACCACGTCAAAGGCCGCCTTGAATTCGGGATATTCGTTTTTGAATGTGTGGAAGCAATGGGGGGAGGACACCAGGATTCTTTGGACCCCATGATCGATGAACGCCTTGATGTTGTCCCGGGCCAGTTTTTTAAACGCGTCCTCGCCGCCTGTTTTGCGGATGCTTTCCCCGCAGCAGCTTTCCTTTTCCCCCAGTATGCCGAAGCCCACGCCCGCCTTGTCCAGGACGCGGGCGGTGGCCGCGGCCACCCGTTTCATTCTCGGGTCATAGCTTAAGTAGCAGCCGACGAAATACAGGATGTCCATCCCTTCTTCAAAGGGTTTCACCGGCAGCTCTTTGGCCCAGTCGCCGCGTTTTTCCCGATCCCCCTGCAGGGGGTTGCCCTCGGAAATCAGGCTGGCCCGGGCCGTGCGGGCGCTTTTGACCGAGGCGGGAAAAATCTCGTACTCCGAGGCCACCCGGCGCAGGGAAATCCCCAGCTCGATCTGGTCCACCCCCCGGGGGCACCGCTCGGGGCATCTTCCGCAGGTGGAGCAGCGCCATATGTCTTCGCCGTCGATTTCGGAAAGGCCGAAGGCGGCCTCCCGGATGATTTTGCGCATGCTGAAGGGCCGGACCCGGTTCCACGGGCAGACCGCGTCGCACAGCCCGCACTGAAAGCAAAGCCTGAACGTTTCTCCGCCGGCGTCTTTGATCTCCTCTGTCACTTCTTTGAAAGGGGCGACTGTTTCCACTGTCTTTTTCAATCCTCACTGATTTGATGGCGCCCGGGGAGACAGGGTCCTCCCGGGGCCTTTGGCGTCAAAAAAATCGCCGGATCCGGCGCCTCAGTCCTTTTCGGACATTCTGGAAACGGCGTCCATGAGCTTTTGAAGGCCGTGTTTGTCCGCCAGCGCCTCCAGGCCGATCTCCATCTCGTCCCGGGCGTCCTCCTCCTCTTCTTCGTCGGCCGGCCTTTCCTCCAGGGTCAGGGCGTCCACCAGGCACCAGCGCACGCACAGGGGCTCGTCCTCGCCCTCGCACATGTCGCATTTCAAAGGAAGACCGGAATCGGGCTCTTTGAAGTCCTCCCGGGACGGGCACGAGGCCCTGCAGAAGGCGCACTCGTCATATTCCTTTCCGTCAATGACGTACTGGTCTCTGCCGGCGCATTCGGCCGGGGCGTAGTCCCCGGCGTAAACCGGGACATACACGTCTTTCAAGGGGTCCCGGATCACCCGGATTCGGGACCGGGCCGGATTGTTTCCGCTGTATTTCGGCGCCGCGTGAAAGGCGGAGCAGATCATTTCGCACGCCCGGCAGCCGTTGCATTTGTCCACGTCGATCCGGACGGTTTTGATGGTTTTTTTGGGTTTGTCGCTTTCGGAATTCAAGTGTCGCGCCCTCCGGTTTACTGATTGATTCCTTCTTGCGTCGCTGTCGCGTCGCCGTCATTTAAAACGCCCCGCTGGATGAAGTCTTCGGCCACATAGCCCAGGCCCAGCTCCTCCAGGGCTTCCCGGGTGGGGACGCCGTCGCTGTTCCACCCCTTCAGGGTGTAGTACGAGTCCAGAAGCTCTTCCTCAAGCTCGGGAAACCGTTTTTTCCAGTGGTTCTCGGGGGGTTTGTCGTCTTTTCTTCTCATGCCCCTTCGAATGTTGATGGCCCGGATCAGGGTCCGGTAGCGCTTGGCCGCCTGGGTCAGCGTCTCCTCGTCCATGTCCACCCCGGCGCCTGATGAGATGAATTTGGGGTAGTTGTGGATGTGGTAGGGCGGTTTTAAGGGAAATGAGGACAGGCCGGCGCACATGCCCAGCGCGTCGTCAATGTAGTGCATCCGCTCCTGCCAGTCCACGATGTCGCAGGTCATCTCCACCGTGGGATAATAGGGGATGGAGTTTTCCCCCCTCAGCTCCCAGTCCAGGAAATACTGTTTGAACTTTTCATGGGGGACCTGGATCCAGTCTTTGACAAAGGCTTCCCGCTGCTCCCGTTTGGGAAAGGGGGCCTGGGGAAACTGGCCCTCGATCTGGGTGATGTTCATTTTCTCGCCGGTGGCGTACATCAGAAAATAAATGGGATTGAGCATGGACAGCTTGAGCGGGAGCTGCTCGTGTTTTTTGATGTTGTTGTGGGCGTAGGCCTCGGCGCCGTTTCCGATCTTTTTGGCCGCCCAGTAGGTGCCGTCGGCCAGGATGTCGCCGATCCCCTCCCGCCGCACGATTTTGTCCAGAAGCCAGTAAAACCGGCCGTCGTTGTCCTCGGGCATTCCGGGGAAATCCTCGTCTTTGAGGATGCCGTCCTCATAAAGCTCCAGGGCAAAGGCCATGACCTGGGGGGCGGAGAACCCGTCCACCCCGTACTCCGTGGCCTTCTGGGCGATTTTAAGCCCGAAGTCCAAATCCGACATGGCGGCCATGGTGTAGGTGAGCTTGGAAAAGCATTTCATCATATACGTGGGAAAGCCCGGGATGGACAGGGTGGCCCCGCATTCCATGGGGCAGTTGTAGCAGCTGACGAACCGGTTGCGCGACTGCTCCATGGTTTCGGTCCACGCTTTGGCGATTTCATCGGTCCAGAACCCTTTCCTCCGGGTCCTGGAATTGCCCCACATGAAGTTTTCCGTGTGCCATTTTTCGTCGTGCACCTTCATCTCCTGGGGAGAGCCCAGGCCGGCCAGAATGGGCATCACGCCCGGGATGGGGTTGTCCTCCCGGAATTTGATGTATTCCAGGACCTCCCGGCAAAGCTCCAGGAACTCTTCGGGGCGGGCGAGATGGATGTCCCGGGTTCCCCGGACCGCGATGGCCTTGACGCCTTTGTCCCCCATCACGGCGCCGATGCCCCCCCGGCTGGCGCTGGAGCGGCCCTGCTCCACGGAGGCGAAATAGACCCGGTTTTCCCCGGCCATTCCGATGGCGGCCACCTGGGCCTTGGGCTGGTCCAGCTCTTTTTTGATGATCTCCGCCGTCTCAATGGCGCCCTTGCCCTTTAAATGGGAGGCGTCTTTGATCTCCACCTTGTCGTTGTGAATCCAGATGTAAACCAGGTCCGGGGATTTTCCCCGAAGGATCACCTTGTCGTAGCCGGCGTATTTGAGTTCCGGGGCCCAGAATCCGCCCATCATGGAAAAGGCCATGAGATGGGTCTGGGGGGAAATGGTGGAGAGAATGGTGCGGTTGCAGCCGGTGGCCGGGGTGCCGCACAGAAGGCCCGCTGAGAATATCAGCAGGTTTTCGGGCGAAAAGGCGTCCACCTCCGGGGGAACCCGGTCCCACAGTATTTTGGCGTTGGTTCCCAGACCCCCCAGGTAAAGCTCGGTGTCTTTGGGATCGGTCTCGTGTTTTTCGATGTTTCCACGGGTCAGATCGATTTCCAGGTTAAACCCTGTTTCCGCGTGTCTCATTTTTATCTCCCTGGGGCGGTTTCCGCCCGGCGCCATGTCGCGTCGTCACAGGCGGGCCGCCAATGGAAAAAATTTTCAAGATGTTTCGGCCAAGGCCGGTTTGTCGTCCGGGCCTTTGAAGGACCCTGTCCTTTTATAACTATATACAGCGGAGCTGTTCGGATATAATCATCACAAATTAGCCACATTGTAACCACTTGTCAAGAAAAAACCGGGCGAAAAAAATCAGTCCGGGTCCACAGGCGTCTTGCAGGCGTTGCACCGCCCGGCGCCCCGGAAAAGTTTGCTCCCGCACTCCGGGCAGACATACCGGGCCTCTTCGTCCTCGATCCATTTTTCAACGCCGACCTCCCGGCAATGGGGCACGCAGCGTAAAATGACCTTTTTCCCCACGGTCATGGGAAAGTTTTCAATGTGGCCGCAGGGAAAATCCCCGCACTCCCAGCATCCGGCATGGCCCTTTTCCATGGCGCAGTCCCGGATCTCGCACTGCCGGCAATGCATGAAACGCTCGTCGGACAGACATCCCCGGCACCGGATGTCGTCTGCTGAAAGGGTTTCGGCGCCGGGCAGCGCCCCTTTGCCCGGGGCCTCGCCCCGGTACACGCCGACCAGAAGCTCTTTGAATTTCTGATTGTCGTCCTGATGCGCCATGTAAATGGCGCAAACGCCGCAGTAAAGGCCGCAGGGCGACACAAAGTCGGGGTTGATTTTCATGGGTTTGGGCCTCCGGTTTTTTTGGTTTTTTTGTTCCGATTCACGGATTTCTTCTGTCATATATCAATTTTTTTTCGCTGTCTATACAGGCTTTGATGTGTCGGGATATGGAATCATCCGTCAGCAAATCCACTTTTCGGCCCAGCATATCTTCCAAATCCATTCTCATGCGAATAAATTTTAAACCAATCGAACTCGAATGGTCCAGCTCCACCAGGATGTCAATGTCGCTGTCTTTCCTGGATCGCCCTGTTTGACGGGAGCCGAAAAGATAGGCTTTTTGAACCGGTTTGTCCCTGAAATAGTTGTTTATTTGATTGATATTTGCAATATCCACATCATGCCTCTTTTGTCTTCGGTCTATTTTGATTCAAGGATTTCTTCCGTCATATACCGACAAGCTCACCGGCTCGAAAAAGCGGAGTCAAACGGAGCTTTTGCGAATCCGGCGAAGCTTTTGATTCAGGCATTTTATCAACGGCGCCGAATCATTGTTTCCTGTGAACATCATCATGACACACCGTGCAAAGAGTGATCAGATTTTCTTGTGTGTTTTCACCGCCTGACGCATGATGTCTGACATGGTGGAGTTCAAGATGACGCAGGTCTGAACGATTCCATTCATCATGAGACCAGCCGCAATTTTTACATTTATAGCCGTCTCTTCTCAGAACCCCTCTTTTCACGGGGTCCGGTATGCGGCGGTCGTGCTCAGGGCTTTGTCTGTCGGCTTCAAGAAGATAAACGCCCACATCCAAATCGAGGCGCCCGGTATTTCGGGTCACGACCGGCCATCCGTATTCGGCGCGCAATTCTCGCGCTCGTCTTGCCCATTCGGTTTTGTCTTTCGCGACATATCGCAATTCTTCGCCCGTCACTTTTTGGCCGACATTTTGACGCAGGAACTTCAGAATTTTGTCTCTTGCCGACAGGCTCTCCCGTCTGATTTCATTTGCCAAATGCCATCTATGGGCGGCGTCGCGGTCTTGCCGGGTTGACAACATCACATAATCGGATGGCCCCATTGTGGCGACATCCATATTTTTTATCGGGAATTCGTTTTCCTGATTCATTTGATTCGCCGTGACGCCGCTCACTATAAACCAGCCGAATTGAACTTTTAATTCACGCACCCTGCGGGCATATTCCTGAATCCCGCCGACCACTAAAAGCTCATCGCCTTTAATAATCGTTTTTGGGTATTTAAGAAAATAGAGCAAGATTCTATCTCTTGCGCTTCGCGCGATATCTCTTGGTATCAGGGATTTCCCAAGCTCTCTGAGCTGATGGAAACAAGGAACCAGGGCGAGGACTTTTTTCCGTAAATCATCCGATTTTAATTCATCCTCGAAGTGGATGATCAGGCGTTGAAGGTCTTTTCTTATTTCTTCCGGTTTCATATCATTCAGCTTTGCCTGTCCTTTAAAAAATCGCCAAGCTTTTGTTTTAATTTTTTTTCATTTTTAATTTCACAAGTCCAGATTATAAGCGGCTCCCAGCCCTTTTCATTCAATTCTTGAATATTTTTTTTATCCCGGCGAATGTTTTTGTTCAGTTTTTCGTTCCAGAATTCGCTGTTAGTGGCGGGTCTTTTTGAACGTTTGCAATTTTCATGGCCATGCCAAAAACAACCGTTCACAAAAATGACCTTTTTAAATTTTGGGAGCGTGATATCAGGATTTCCGGGAAGATCCTTTCTGTGAAGCCGAAAACGATATCCCATTTTATGCAGCATGGATCTTACAAGAATCTCAGGCTTTGTGTGTTTGCCCTTAATCTTTCCCATGATACGGCTTCTTTTTCGTTTATCGAAAACATCCATCCGTCATATTCAGGGTTTCAGTGATAATAATATACGCGCTATATCCGCCACGCGGGCCGCGAGCAAAGGTGGAACGGCGTTTCCGATTTGTTTTGCAATCTCTGTTTTCGATCCGGTGAAGTGAAATTCGTCGGGAAAACTCTGAAAACGCGCCGCTTCTCTGTGCGTGATCGGCCGGTGCTGTTCAGGATGCAGGTAACGTCCCTTCTCAGGTTTAAAAAATTCCGTCCGAATGGTATAAGCCGGCCGATCCCACCAAAGTCGTCCGAATAAGTCGGTCCCCCCCGTTTTTTTGCGTATCCAGCATTGGGGGGTCAATTCGGGAGCAAGTCTTTGCAAATCAAACCTGTTCATCCCCTGATCAGGTATGGTTCTATATCTTTTTTTGCTCAATTCAGTCGGGTTTCGACCGAAATGCAAGTCAAGGGGTGGAGAAATATCCTTTATTTCAGTCCCTTCAGGATGGGGCAAATCCCCGATGGCGTCTTTTACCGTTCTCCATTCCTCAAAATCAGAAATGTATGTTTCATGATTATCAAACAGGGACAATTGAGATGGGTCGTGATGATTCTTATGATGTGTTTTTCTTGGAGGGAACAAAACGGAAGGGTCCGCAAATTTACATCCGATAATGAAGGCTCTCATACGGGTTTGAGGAACGCCAAAGTCCGCCGCAAGCAATTTGTCTTGAGTGACTTTAAACCCAAGCGACTTCGCGGCTTTGACGATTTCAGCATGCTCGAAGGTCCCCAGCAGGTGGGGAACATTCTCCATCACAAACATTGACGCCCCCGAACGATCCACAATTTCTAAAAACGGCCTCCACAATTCTTTTCTCGAATCATTTTTCCTGTTTTTATTTAAAAGGCTGAATCCCTGGCATGGCGGGCCTCCGATCACAATGTCCGCATCAGGGACCACAAAATTCGGATCGTTCAAAATATCGGCAATATCGCCCAAAACACAATGAGGCCCAAAATTTTTATTGTATGTGTCCACGCAATATTGATTAAAATCGTTGGCCCAAACCGATTCAAAAGGCTGGCTGAATTTCTCTGAAAAACCTAAAGACATGCCGCCCGCTCCTGAAAACAAGTCAATTAAGCGGTGTTTTTTTGCCTGATTGTCTAATTTTCCGGCACAACGGGCCTGATAAGTCGCCTCATCTTCTTTAAGAAGATAGTCTCTGTCAACGTTTAGTATGTTATCCGTGAGATACATGGAATGCTTTCAAATCCCGGCGCTTCATTGTTTTTAATATCCATATTATATTTTTTTTGAAGTCTTGAAACCTTGCGAATCCTGTCGGGGCGTCACTATACCAGATCATACGGTTTATCGCAAATCAATGCCCCCCCCGGTCTTTTAATCCCCGACTTCAGAGGCATGCGCCGGCTCCCACCCATGATATATCAGGGCCAGTTTTTTCAGCTCATATCCCCCGGATATTTTTTTCAGGCGGTCATCGTCCGAGTATTTTTGAAGCTGGGCCGCGGCCTCTTTTATTTTTTCCTGAAGCGTCTGGTCGCTGAATTCCCCCCGGGGGATGTATTTCAGCTCAATCAGGTAGCCGAAGCGCATGTCGGGGAACTTGGCCAGGAAGGGCTCCAGAAACAGGTCCGCGTATCCTTTCTTCATTTCGCGCTCGGTCCATGTGATGTAGTAGTCGGTCATGGAAAGATAGGCCGGCATGAATATCTGAACGGCCCGCTCGCCCTCCAGATAGTCCCTGACGGACGTCTGTTTTTCGATGGCGTCGGCGATGAAGTCGAACACGGGCCGCCACCGGCCCTCGTACACCATGTCGTCCATCAGATCGGCGAACGCCCACAGGTCGATCCCGAAGACCCCGGAATCGCTCATGGCCTCCCGGAAGTATTCATACATGATCATTTTTACCGTCTGATTGGGAATGGACAGGGTCTGCCGGGGGCCTTTGGAGCTGTCAATGGTCAAAAGTCCGAAATAGTACAGCAGGGAGACGAAATTGTTTTGGTCGGTCAAACGCTCCAGGGGAAAGCTCGGCTGTATTTTGCAGGCGATAAAGCCGTCTTCCAGGATCCGCTTGAGCCTTGAAAAATTGCCGTTGAGCCGCCGGTCCGCCATCATCATGTGGCGCAGTTTCCGGTAGTCGATCTTGATGTTGGGGTCCGCCATGTTCAGGGGAAGCTGTTTGCCGGCCCGAAGCTCTTTGATAAAATAAAGAACCATGTCGGGATTAAACACCCGGTTTTCGGCGCCGGGGGAAAAGCGGTAACGGCCGTGCCATTTTTTCATGATGTCAAGGAAAAAGGACACATCGCCGTCCAGGCCCAAATCCGCCAGGTAATAGGACAGCATGTCGGCCGCCTCTTTTTCCGAAAACCCGGCCAGCTCATTGAAAAGGGGATTGAGGCTGATATTGTCCCCGATGTTCATGCCGCTGGTCACGTCGTCCATGGCGATGGGGGAGACCCCGGTGACAAAGAGTCTGTCGATCCCCGAGCCTTTGTCGGATGTGGCGGTTTTGAGCATGTTGAAAAAAAATCTGAAAAACCCCTCGCCGTGGGTCAGCTTTTCATAGGCGCCGCTTCCGGAGCCGGTGAGAACCGTGTTGGCGAAGTTGTCGTATTCATCGACGAAAAGATAAATCTTTAGTTTTTTCCGGGCCGCGAAGATGAAAATTCGCCTCAGGCGGCCCTCGGCGCCGGGGGCGTTTGCGATTTCCCTTCGGGCGTTTTCATCGAAAAACGCATGGTAGCGCTCCAGGAAGTCATCGGCCACGGCTTTTCCCAGGTCTTCAAACGAGGCCTCCACATGCCGGATGTCGGGATTGACCCCGGCGAAATTAAAGGACATGATCAGGTAGGAATGCCTCTCCGGGGTGGGATGGTCAAAGATGTAGGCGCCCTTGAAGAGGGTTTCAAAATCGTCTTTGTCATTGATGTCGTAGTAATATTGCAGGGTGGACATCCACAGCGATTTCCCGAATCTCCTGGGCCGGACGAAAAAAACGTAGCGGCCGGCTGATTCCAGAACAGGGATGAACCGTGTTTTGTCCACGTAGTACATGCGGTTTTTTCGGATGGAGGCGAATTCCGCCACTCCGTAGGGAATTTTCCGGATCGAATGATTCATCATGGGCCGCCTTGTTTTTTTGGGGTCTATGGGCCGGATGACGGCGAGGCCGCGGCCCGGTCCAAAAACGCCTCCAGCTCACCCAGGGAAACCGGCCGGATTTCGGCGCGGCCGATGTCTTTGAGCAAAACGAAATCAATGGCGTGGCGCGTTCGCTTTTTGTCTTTGCCGATGGCGTCTAAAACCGCCTGTTTGTTGTTTATACCCGCTTCTATAACAGGGTTTGAGGGAAGTTTCAATCGATTCAGCAGGGCGAGCAGGCGGTCCCGGGCGTTTGGGGCCAGAAGCCCTTTTTCCACGGAGAGCGCCGCCGCCAGGGCCATGCCCATGGCCACGGCCCGGCCGTGGGAGATTTCCAGGGTTTTTTCCAGCGCGTGGCCGAAGGTGTGGCCGAAGTTGAGTTTTTTTCGCTCGTGTCCCTCGCCGGGGTCGCGGTTCACAATGGCGGTTTTGATGGCGGCGGAATCGCGGACCAGGGTTTTGAGCGCGTCCATGTCGAGAGCCGTGATGTCATCGCAATGGGTTTCGATGAAGGAAAAATGGGCCGGATCCATGATGGCGGCGTGCTTGACCGCCTCGGCCATGCCGCAGGCCATCTCCTCTGGGGGAAGGGTTTTGAGAAAGGCGGGGTCGGATATCACGAACCCGGGCTGTCTGAAAACGCCCACAAGGTTTTTGTACCCTTCGAAATTCACCCCGTTTTTGCCCCCGATGGCGGCGTCCACCTGGGCCAGAAGGGTGGTGGGCGCCAGCCCGAAGCCCAGTCCCCGAAGATAGGTGGAGGCCGCGAAGCCGGCGATGTCGCACACGATGCCGCCGCCCACGCCCACGATGAAGGAATGGCGGCCGGCCCCCAGGCGCTTGAGCGCGTCGTACACATCGCGGACGGTCTCAAGGGTTTTGGCGGCCTCGCCCCGGCCGATCCGGATGACCGGGGCCGGGGGAAAGATGTCCCGGTAAAGTTCCCACACCCGGTCATCGGTGATGATCACGGCGTCTTTAAGGGGCGCGAGCCCTTCCAGCGTCTCAAACGGGGCGCCCGGGCAGACGAGGCAGTCCCCAAAGGGGCTTTGGATGGAGATGGTTTTCATCTGATGATCCTTCTTTTGAACGGGGCCTTAGAAAATTCGATATGCAAGGCGCGGCGGTTTTTTGAGAGAGAGGCCATACTTATAAGTATGCCGAACGAACAAAAAAAGCGACGCAACGCGGCAGATCGGATTTTCTAAGGCTCCGTCATCAAAGACTCCCACTCATACCCCTCCCCCAGAACCTCTTTAAGCAGGGCGTTGACGGCCGGGATGTCGTTTCGTCGAAGCATGTCCGGAAGCCCGCCGGATATCAGGCGGTTAAACAGGGGCTTGTGGGCCTCGGGCTCATGGGCCTGGCTCAGCAG
Coding sequences:
- the aroB gene encoding 3-dehydroquinate synthase, whose protein sequence is MKTISIQSPFGDCLVCPGAPFETLEGLAPLKDAVIITDDRVWELYRDIFPPAPVIRIGRGEAAKTLETVRDVYDALKRLGAGRHSFIVGVGGGIVCDIAGFAASTYLRGLGFGLAPTTLLAQVDAAIGGKNGVNFEGYKNLVGVFRQPGFVISDPAFLKTLPPEEMACGMAEAVKHAAIMDPAHFSFIETHCDDITALDMDALKTLVRDSAAIKTAIVNRDPGEGHERKKLNFGHTFGHALEKTLEISHGRAVAMGMALAAALSVEKGLLAPNARDRLLALLNRLKLPSNPVIEAGINNKQAVLDAIGKDKKRTRHAIDFVLLKDIGRAEIRPVSLGELEAFLDRAAASPSSGP
- a CDS encoding Heterodisulfide reductase subunit A; protein product: MEVKNNKQMEGNGPQSHVGDVMVLGGGISGIQASLDLAAAGFKVFLVEKSPSIGGHMAQLDKTFPTNDCSM
- a CDS encoding conserved hypothetical protein (Evidence 4 : Unknown function but conserved in other organisms); this translates as MMNHSIRKIPYGVAEFASIRKNRMYYVDKTRFIPVLESAGRYVFFVRPRRFGKSLWMSTLQYYYDINDKDDFETLFKGAYIFDHPTPERHSYLIMSFNFAGVNPDIRHVEASFEDLGKAVADDFLERYHAFFDENARREIANAPGAEGRLRRIFIFAARKKLKIYLFVDEYDNFANTVLTGSGSGAYEKLTHGEGFFRFFFNMLKTATSDKGSGIDRLFVTGVSPIAMDDVTSGMNIGDNISLNPLFNELAGFSEKEAADMLSYYLADLGLDGDVSFFLDIMKKWHGRYRFSPGAENRVFNPDMVLYFIKELRAGKQLPLNMADPNIKIDYRKLRHMMMADRRLNGNFSRLKRILEDGFIACKIQPSFPLERLTDQNNFVSLLYYFGLLTIDSSKGPRQTLSIPNQTVKMIMYEYFREAMSDSGVFGIDLWAFADLMDDMVYEGRWRPVFDFIADAIEKQTSVRDYLEGERAVQIFMPAYLSMTDYYITWTEREMKKGYADLFLEPFLAKFPDMRFGYLIELKYIPRGEFSDQTLQEKIKEAAAQLQKYSDDDRLKKISGGYELKKLALIYHGWEPAHASEVGD
- a CDS encoding Cytosine-specific methyltransferase, translating into MSLGFSEKFSQPFESVWANDFNQYCVDTYNKNFGPHCVLGDIADILNDPNFVVPDADIVIGGPPCQGFSLLNKNRKNDSRKELWRPFLEIVDRSGASMFVMENVPHLLGTFEHAEIVKAAKSLGFKVTQDKLLAADFGVPQTRMRAFIIGCKFADPSVLFPPRKTHHKNHHDPSQLSLFDNHETYISDFEEWRTVKDAIGDLPHPEGTEIKDISPPLDLHFGRNPTELSKKRYRTIPDQGMNRFDLQRLAPELTPQCWIRKKTGGTDLFGRLWWDRPAYTIRTEFFKPEKGRYLHPEQHRPITHREAARFQSFPDEFHFTGSKTEIAKQIGNAVPPLLAARVADIARILLSLKP
- a CDS encoding HNH endonuclease; its protein translation is MKPEEIRKDLQRLIIHFEDELKSDDLRKKVLALVPCFHQLRELGKSLIPRDIARSARDRILLYFLKYPKTIIKGDELLVVGGIQEYARRVRELKVQFGWFIVSGVTANQMNQENEFPIKNMDVATMGPSDYVMLSTRQDRDAAHRWHLANEIRRESLSARDKILKFLRQNVGQKVTGEELRYVAKDKTEWARRARELRAEYGWPVVTRNTGRLDLDVGVYLLEADRQSPEHDRRIPDPVKRGVLRRDGYKCKNCGWSHDEWNRSDLRHLELHHVRHHASGGENTQENLITLCTVCHDDVHRKQ
- a CDS encoding (4Fe-4S)-binding protein, whose translation is MNSESDKPKKTIKTVRIDVDKCNGCRACEMICSAFHAAPKYSGNNPARSRIRVIRDPLKDVYVPVYAGDYAPAECAGRDQYVIDGKEYDECAFCRASCPSREDFKEPDSGLPLKCDMCEGEDEPLCVRWCLVDALTLEERPADEEEEEDARDEMEIGLEALADKHGLQKLMDAVSRMSEKD
- a CDS encoding Tungsten-dependent benzoyl-CoA reductase-related protein bamD, with translation METVAPFKEVTEEIKDAGGETFRLCFQCGLCDAVCPWNRVRPFSMRKIIREAAFGLSEIDGEDIWRCSTCGRCPERCPRGVDQIELGISLRRVASEYEIFPASVKSARTARASLISEGNPLQGDREKRGDWAKELPVKPFEEGMDILYFVGCYLSYDPRMKRVAAATARVLDKAGVGFGILGEKESCCGESIRKTGGEDAFKKLARDNIKAFIDHGVQRILVSSPHCFHTFKNEYPEFKAAFDVVHISQYLLELIREGRLELSGSYEKKVAYHDPCYLGRHNGVYDEPREILKKAPGLELVEMADFGADSLCCGGGGGRIWMDTPMAERFSDIRLKQARDAGARELVTCCPYCVTNFEESRLNLEYDDVLEIKDIAEIVSEII
- a CDS encoding conserved hypothetical protein (Evidence 4 : Unknown function but conserved in other organisms), which produces MKINPDFVSPCGLYCGVCAIYMAHQDDNQKFKELLVGVYRGEAPGKGALPGAETLSADDIRCRGCLSDERFMHCRQCEIRDCAMEKGHAGCWECGDFPCGHIENFPMTVGKKVILRCVPHCREVGVEKWIEDEEARYVCPECGSKLFRGAGRCNACKTPVDPD
- a CDS encoding Aldehyde dehydrogenase, which codes for MAPGGNRPREIKMRHAETGFNLEIDLTRGNIEKHETDPKDTELYLGGLGTNAKILWDRVPPEVDAFSPENLLIFSAGLLCGTPATGCNRTILSTISPQTHLMAFSMMGGFWAPELKYAGYDKVILRGKSPDLVYIWIHNDKVEIKDASHLKGKGAIETAEIIKKELDQPKAQVAAIGMAGENRVYFASVEQGRSSASRGGIGAVMGDKGVKAIAVRGTRDIHLARPEEFLELCREVLEYIKFREDNPIPGVMPILAGLGSPQEMKVHDEKWHTENFMWGNSRTRRKGFWTDEIAKAWTETMEQSRNRFVSCYNCPMECGATLSIPGFPTYMMKCFSKLTYTMAAMSDLDFGLKIAQKATEYGVDGFSAPQVMAFALELYEDGILKDEDFPGMPEDNDGRFYWLLDKIVRREGIGDILADGTYWAAKKIGNGAEAYAHNNIKKHEQLPLKLSMLNPIYFLMYATGEKMNITQIEGQFPQAPFPKREQREAFVKDWIQVPHEKFKQYFLDWELRGENSIPYYPTVEMTCDIVDWQERMHYIDDALGMCAGLSSFPLKPPYHIHNYPKFISSGAGVDMDEETLTQAAKRYRTLIRAINIRRGMRRKDDKPPENHWKKRFPELEEELLDSYYTLKGWNSDGVPTREALEELGLGYVAEDFIQRGVLNDGDATATQEGINQ
- a CDS encoding Nucleotidyltransferase; the encoded protein is MDIANINQINNYFRDKPVQKAYLFGSRQTGRSRKDSDIDILVELDHSSSIGLKFIRMRMDLEDMLGRKVDLLTDDSISRHIKACIDSEKKLIYDRRNP
- the vsr gene encoding putative very short patch repair endonuclease (Evidence 3 : Putative function from multiple computational evidences); this encodes MDVFDKRKRSRIMGKIKGKHTKPEILVRSMLHKMGYRFRLHRKDLPGNPDITLPKFKKVIFVNGCFWHGHENCKRSKRPATNSEFWNEKLNKNIRRDKKNIQELNEKGWEPLIIWTCEIKNEKKLKQKLGDFLKDRQS